The Chondrinema litorale genomic interval TTTAGAAAGCAATGCAAGAGCGATTCGCTTCTATGAAAAAATCGGATTTAAATTTTTAGAGCATCGCACATTTGATGAAGACAAGTGTGCTGTTTACATGCTAAATCGATATAATTGGGAATCAGATTAGGAAGAAATGTTGGAAAAATGTAAAAACAAAACTATTTTAGAATCTGATGCTAAGATTACAAATCATAAAAACCAAAGTCAATTTTTATTCAATACTCTTTTTCAGTTATAAATTTACTAGCAGCATTTTAACATCCAGCATACGAGATTTTTACATGCAGTAAATTATTTCTAAATTGTGTTGTCCTTATTCCATAACAAATGCAGACCTTAAACAACAAAGATATTGCTATCCGAATTAAAGAAGGTGACTTTGCTGCACTTGAAAAACTTTATCAAAATAACTGGATAAGGCTGGTTAACTTTTCTTTCGGCATGCTCAAATCAAAAGAAGATGCAGAAGAAGCCGTACAAGATATTTTTATTAGGGTTTGGGAAAACAGAGAAAAACTTAATCCGGAATTACCGATTAATGGTTTTTTGTTTGTGGTAGCAAAAAGGGTAGTACTTAATAAGTTAAGGTCAAAAGCCAAAGAGCTACAAATGGTAGATATCCATGAAAATGATGCTTGGCGAAATTGTTTGGCAGAAGACCAACTGATTTATAGTGAGCTTACCCAAATTTCTGAGCATGCCATAGATAAACTTCCACCAAAAAGGAAAGAGATTTTTTTACTCAGAAAAAACCAAGGATTAACCAATAAAGAAATTGCTGGCCACCTTAATGTTTCTACTCAATATGTTGAGAAACAAATGGCCTTGGCACTAAGTACAATTAGGGCTTACCTACAAGCGCATACAGATATTATACTCCCGCTTATTCTGCTTTTTATTTCCCTCTAAATTTTTTTTGAAAAAAATTACTATCGGAGGTTGGGTGTGCTTCCAATTCCTGTGTATTTATTAATACAGCAGTAAGTATTACAGTAAATAAGAAAATGGACGCTCGTATAGCAAATCTACTAAGAAAGTATTTTTATAATCAGGCGAATGAAGCTGAGTCGATTGAGTTACAAAATTGGCTGGCAGAGCAAGGTTATGAAAATGAATTAGACGATATAATTGTACAATTGTATCAGGAGACGAGCAATA includes:
- a CDS encoding RNA polymerase sigma-70 factor, which gives rise to MQTLNNKDIAIRIKEGDFAALEKLYQNNWIRLVNFSFGMLKSKEDAEEAVQDIFIRVWENREKLNPELPINGFLFVVAKRVVLNKLRSKAKELQMVDIHENDAWRNCLAEDQLIYSELTQISEHAIDKLPPKRKEIFLLRKNQGLTNKEIAGHLNVSTQYVEKQMALALSTIRAYLQAHTDIILPLILLFISL